The proteins below are encoded in one region of Styela clava chromosome 4, kaStyClav1.hap1.2, whole genome shotgun sequence:
- the LOC120325659 gene encoding uncharacterized protein LOC120325659 isoform X2 — MGFKIIINRLLCVPCGTMLWIHQRMNASKEQTLRFTKLMSLLVVSTVFVLLTMLLISQSFIFSPVKRNVEKSNNGHFSVDESFLLLYKSGITRTNTFDDTKNKLLTQEKFGDKFAQANFLHLKLQHLVALSYLSSPFQSSSVAKSDRKTPPKEDDFNIFGNINFTFLVNELNVVLKVQNFYLRQWGCRELKNLKFPAHVVKTQHGMVGNVAYGGKNVALQTCVADVDELMAAKCGSADSDTSRENTNRCFLLKNRRMLQQYLFLQELSHPNIVKVYGVCIQTGSNPTASSFTLAKEAGLIADIGKLKMQPWNHRLKVAFDLANLAVYLAKSPIGSIRLESWAPNKFIITQVGSSTLTVKLSDFDQAIVLTEKSCNYDRDCSIGKISSAVKCMHGLCKDYNEKFNLYNLYISFLSPVLEDHIPSRLSSEATNLFNSLRNLEYNATVLVQLLKSLKPSMEEIADGAHIRGDPDNLLLQDGLHPPDDPVNQNNIQPVNNVDSENNNAYKDTFGYKKIDNADFPGRYDYYCPHSKAEWGCVVSLRKLEDAAKKCDADAKCEAFVTMPHLRKEGWIIVILKSDNTRAVDHAGTTVYIKPSDEDDSKNNKDYANGGGLDSSVVKLCLQDLVQAQESMREKREKELMKPCGWEGMSDSKLQSIVLDATVADATKFKPSRGKMAVGGQMNIMLETSSKPTPALFLAKKGPEEFHLAQLTTYHLDRMLGLYKILPAFLRTLTEQEMTDAGFPVDVGGNQFDMFRQLKNADRSLSGTIVPTAVGKVGVEHYISVPKLGQVTNAVTPFSRRQYDDLEYLLLMWLASLPLPTKGHPSLQRHLIHIKADEAFKSEPSPVVLSYFYNCHFPRIAVDVLRNLRTAHCNFGDQLIARVQTSYPDLQVSAFSFKLPVADIATRNANRLLEVVDLCVGKFGDNVVLYDS; from the exons ATGGGTTTCAAGATAATAATCAATAGGTTATTGTGTGTTCCCTGCGGTACAATGTTATGGATACATCAAAGAATGAATGCAAGTAAAGAACAAACTTTACGTTTTACAAAACTGATGAGTTTGCTTGTTGTTTCAACCGTTTTCGTTTTACTGACAATGCTGCTGATATCTCAATCATTTATATTTTCTCCGGTCAAAAGAAATGTTGAAAAATCAAACAATGGACATTTTTCAGTCGATGAATCATTTCTACTTTTATATAAATCTGGAATTACAAGGACTAATACATTTGatgatacaaaaaataaacttcTTACACAGgaaaaatttggtgataaattTGCTCAAGCGAATTTTCTTCACCTAAAATTACAACATCTCGTTGCTTTAAGTTACCTCAGTTCCCCTTTTCAAAGTTCATCAGTTGCCAAATCTGATCGAAAAACACCACCTAAAGAAGATGACTTCAATATTTTTGGCAACatcaattttacatttttagttAATGAACTCAATGTTGTTCTAAAGGTTCAGAATTTTTATCTTCGACAGTGGGGATGTCGGgagttaaaaaatttaaaatttcccGCTCAtgttgttaaaacgcaacacgGTATGGTGGGTAATGTGGCTTATGGTGGAAAAAATGTTGCATTGCAAACTTGTGTTGCAGATGTTGATGAATTAATGGCTGCTAAATGTGGTTCAGCAGATTCTGATACTTCACGTGAAAATACGAACAGGTgctttttgttgaaaaatcgtAGGATGCTACAGCAATATCTATTTCTTCAAGAATTATCTCATCCAAATATTGTCAAGGTATATGGAGTGTGTATTCAGACTGGATCTAATCCCACAGCTAGTTCTTTTACATTAGCTAAAGAGGCTGGTTTAATTGCAGACATTGGTAAACTAAAAATGCAGCCCTGGAATCATAGACTGAAAGTAGCATTTGATCTTGCCAACCTTGCTGTTTATTTAGCTAAGAGCCCAATTGGAAGCATAAGGCTTGAAAGTTGGGCACCAAATAAATTCATCATCACGCAAGTCGGCTCTTCCACACTCACTGTAAAACTTTCTGATTTTGATCAAGCTATTGTATTGACTGAAAAGTCATGCAATTATGATCGAGACTGCTCAATAGGCAAGATATCTTCAGCGGTGAAGTGTATGCATGGCCTTTGTAAAGATTATAATGAAAAATTCAACCTGtataatttgtatatttcatttttgagtCCTGTTTTAGAGGACCATATTCCCTCACGATTGTCTTCAGAAGCAACCAATTTGTTTAATAGTCTAAGAAACCTTGAATACAATGCCACTGTATTGGTACAACTATTAAAATCCCTTAAACCTTCAATGGAAGAAATAGCAGATGGTGCTCATATTAGGGGGGACCCTGATAATTTATTACTACAAGACGGCCTTCACCCTCCTGATG ATCCTGTCAACCAAAATAACATACAACCCGTAAATAACGTTGATTCTGAAAATAATAACGCATACAAGGACACATTTGGTTATAAAAAAATCGACAATGCTGATTTCCCCGGAAGATATGATTATTATTGTCCTCACAGTAAAGCTGAATGGGGATGTGTTGTATCACTGCGTAAATTAGAAGATGCCGCCAAAAAGTGTGACGCTGATGCTAAGTGTGAAGCGTTTGTGACGATGCCACATTTGCGAAAAGAAGGCTGGataatagtaattttaaaaagtgATAACACTAGAGCTGTTGATCATGCCGGAACCACGGTATATATAAAACCATCGGATGAAGAtgattctaaaaataataaagattaTGCAAATGGTGGGGGATTAGACTCCAGTGTTGTAAAACTatgcttgcaagatttggttcAAGCACAAGAATCTATGCGAGAGAAACGAGAAAAAGAACTGATGAAACCCTGTGGGTGGGAAGGAATGAGCGACTCTAAATTACAATCCATTGTTCTGGATGCTACCGTTGCTGATGCTACAAAATTTAAACCATCTCGCGGCAAAATGGCGGTAGGGGGACAGATGAACATTATGCTGGAAACTTCATCAAAGCCTACTCCGGCTTTATTTTTAGCCAAGAAAGGCCCAGAAGAATTTCATTTAGCACAATTAACAACATATCATTTAGATAGAATGTTGGGATTATACAAGATTCTTCCAGCGTTTCTTCGTACTTTGACAGAGCAAGAGATGACTGATGCAGGTTTTCCAGTTGATGTCGGTGGAAACCAGTTTGATATGTTCAGGCAACTTAAAAACGCAGATCGTTCATTGTCTGGAACTATTGTACCCACTGCCGTCGGCAAAGTAGGAGTCGAACATTATATTTCAGTCCCAAAATTAGGACAAGTAACTAATGCAGTCACTCCGTTTAGTCGTCGGCAATATGACGATTTGgagtatttattattaatgtggCTGGCATCTTTACCGCTGCCGACAAAAGGTCACCCTAGTCTTCAAAGACATCTTATTCATATAAAAGCAGATGAAGCGTTCAAATCTGAGCCTTCACCTGttgttttatcatatttttataattgtcATTTTCCGAGGATCGCAGTTGATGTTTTACGAAACTTGCGAACTGCTCATTGTAATTTTGGTGATCAACTCATTGCAAGAGTGCAGACTTCTTACCCTGATTTGCAAGTGAGTGCTTTTTCTTTTAAACTTCCTGTCGCAGATATTGCAACAAGGAATGCGAATCGATTACTTGAAGTAGTGGACTTATGCGTTGGAAAATTTGGTGATAATGTGGTCCTATATGACTCTTGA
- the LOC120325659 gene encoding uncharacterized protein LOC120325659 isoform X1, with protein sequence MGFKIIINRLLCVPCGTMLWIHQRMNASKEQTLRFTKLMSLLVVSTVFVLLTMLLISQSFIFSPVKRNVEKSNNGHFSVDESFLLLYKSGITRTNTFDDTKNKLLTQEKFGDKFAQANFLHLKLQHLVALSYLSSPFQSSSVAKSDRKTPPKEDDFNIFGNINFTFLVNELNVVLKVQNFYLRQWGCRELKNLKFPAHVVKTQHGMVGNVAYGGKNVALQTCVADVDELMAAKCGSADSDTSRENTNRCFLLKNRRMLQQYLFLQELSHPNIVKVYGVCIQTGSNPTASSFTLAKEAGLIADIGKLKMQPWNHRLKVAFDLANLAVYLAKSPIGSIRLESWAPNKFIITQVGSSTLTVKLSDFDQAIVLTEKSCNYDRDCSIGKISSAVKCMHGLCKDYNEKFNLYNLYISFLSPVLEDHIPSRLSSEATNLFNSLRNLEYNATVLVQLLKSLKPSMEEIADGAHIRGDPDNLLLQDGLHPPDGLQVDSWEQHESHIAINEVDFNQDPVNQNNIQPVNNVDSENNNAYKDTFGYKKIDNADFPGRYDYYCPHSKAEWGCVVSLRKLEDAAKKCDADAKCEAFVTMPHLRKEGWIIVILKSDNTRAVDHAGTTVYIKPSDEDDSKNNKDYANGGGLDSSVVKLCLQDLVQAQESMREKREKELMKPCGWEGMSDSKLQSIVLDATVADATKFKPSRGKMAVGGQMNIMLETSSKPTPALFLAKKGPEEFHLAQLTTYHLDRMLGLYKILPAFLRTLTEQEMTDAGFPVDVGGNQFDMFRQLKNADRSLSGTIVPTAVGKVGVEHYISVPKLGQVTNAVTPFSRRQYDDLEYLLLMWLASLPLPTKGHPSLQRHLIHIKADEAFKSEPSPVVLSYFYNCHFPRIAVDVLRNLRTAHCNFGDQLIARVQTSYPDLQVSAFSFKLPVADIATRNANRLLEVVDLCVGKFGDNVVLYDS encoded by the coding sequence ATGGGTTTCAAGATAATAATCAATAGGTTATTGTGTGTTCCCTGCGGTACAATGTTATGGATACATCAAAGAATGAATGCAAGTAAAGAACAAACTTTACGTTTTACAAAACTGATGAGTTTGCTTGTTGTTTCAACCGTTTTCGTTTTACTGACAATGCTGCTGATATCTCAATCATTTATATTTTCTCCGGTCAAAAGAAATGTTGAAAAATCAAACAATGGACATTTTTCAGTCGATGAATCATTTCTACTTTTATATAAATCTGGAATTACAAGGACTAATACATTTGatgatacaaaaaataaacttcTTACACAGgaaaaatttggtgataaattTGCTCAAGCGAATTTTCTTCACCTAAAATTACAACATCTCGTTGCTTTAAGTTACCTCAGTTCCCCTTTTCAAAGTTCATCAGTTGCCAAATCTGATCGAAAAACACCACCTAAAGAAGATGACTTCAATATTTTTGGCAACatcaattttacatttttagttAATGAACTCAATGTTGTTCTAAAGGTTCAGAATTTTTATCTTCGACAGTGGGGATGTCGGgagttaaaaaatttaaaatttcccGCTCAtgttgttaaaacgcaacacgGTATGGTGGGTAATGTGGCTTATGGTGGAAAAAATGTTGCATTGCAAACTTGTGTTGCAGATGTTGATGAATTAATGGCTGCTAAATGTGGTTCAGCAGATTCTGATACTTCACGTGAAAATACGAACAGGTgctttttgttgaaaaatcgtAGGATGCTACAGCAATATCTATTTCTTCAAGAATTATCTCATCCAAATATTGTCAAGGTATATGGAGTGTGTATTCAGACTGGATCTAATCCCACAGCTAGTTCTTTTACATTAGCTAAAGAGGCTGGTTTAATTGCAGACATTGGTAAACTAAAAATGCAGCCCTGGAATCATAGACTGAAAGTAGCATTTGATCTTGCCAACCTTGCTGTTTATTTAGCTAAGAGCCCAATTGGAAGCATAAGGCTTGAAAGTTGGGCACCAAATAAATTCATCATCACGCAAGTCGGCTCTTCCACACTCACTGTAAAACTTTCTGATTTTGATCAAGCTATTGTATTGACTGAAAAGTCATGCAATTATGATCGAGACTGCTCAATAGGCAAGATATCTTCAGCGGTGAAGTGTATGCATGGCCTTTGTAAAGATTATAATGAAAAATTCAACCTGtataatttgtatatttcatttttgagtCCTGTTTTAGAGGACCATATTCCCTCACGATTGTCTTCAGAAGCAACCAATTTGTTTAATAGTCTAAGAAACCTTGAATACAATGCCACTGTATTGGTACAACTATTAAAATCCCTTAAACCTTCAATGGAAGAAATAGCAGATGGTGCTCATATTAGGGGGGACCCTGATAATTTATTACTACAAGACGGCCTTCACCCTCCTGATGGTCTTCAAGTTGATTCCTGGGAACAGCATGAGTCCCATATTGCTATTAATGAGGTTGATTTCAACCAAGATCCTGTCAACCAAAATAACATACAACCCGTAAATAACGTTGATTCTGAAAATAATAACGCATACAAGGACACATTTGGTTATAAAAAAATCGACAATGCTGATTTCCCCGGAAGATATGATTATTATTGTCCTCACAGTAAAGCTGAATGGGGATGTGTTGTATCACTGCGTAAATTAGAAGATGCCGCCAAAAAGTGTGACGCTGATGCTAAGTGTGAAGCGTTTGTGACGATGCCACATTTGCGAAAAGAAGGCTGGataatagtaattttaaaaagtgATAACACTAGAGCTGTTGATCATGCCGGAACCACGGTATATATAAAACCATCGGATGAAGAtgattctaaaaataataaagattaTGCAAATGGTGGGGGATTAGACTCCAGTGTTGTAAAACTatgcttgcaagatttggttcAAGCACAAGAATCTATGCGAGAGAAACGAGAAAAAGAACTGATGAAACCCTGTGGGTGGGAAGGAATGAGCGACTCTAAATTACAATCCATTGTTCTGGATGCTACCGTTGCTGATGCTACAAAATTTAAACCATCTCGCGGCAAAATGGCGGTAGGGGGACAGATGAACATTATGCTGGAAACTTCATCAAAGCCTACTCCGGCTTTATTTTTAGCCAAGAAAGGCCCAGAAGAATTTCATTTAGCACAATTAACAACATATCATTTAGATAGAATGTTGGGATTATACAAGATTCTTCCAGCGTTTCTTCGTACTTTGACAGAGCAAGAGATGACTGATGCAGGTTTTCCAGTTGATGTCGGTGGAAACCAGTTTGATATGTTCAGGCAACTTAAAAACGCAGATCGTTCATTGTCTGGAACTATTGTACCCACTGCCGTCGGCAAAGTAGGAGTCGAACATTATATTTCAGTCCCAAAATTAGGACAAGTAACTAATGCAGTCACTCCGTTTAGTCGTCGGCAATATGACGATTTGgagtatttattattaatgtggCTGGCATCTTTACCGCTGCCGACAAAAGGTCACCCTAGTCTTCAAAGACATCTTATTCATATAAAAGCAGATGAAGCGTTCAAATCTGAGCCTTCACCTGttgttttatcatatttttataattgtcATTTTCCGAGGATCGCAGTTGATGTTTTACGAAACTTGCGAACTGCTCATTGTAATTTTGGTGATCAACTCATTGCAAGAGTGCAGACTTCTTACCCTGATTTGCAAGTGAGTGCTTTTTCTTTTAAACTTCCTGTCGCAGATATTGCAACAAGGAATGCGAATCGATTACTTGAAGTAGTGGACTTATGCGTTGGAAAATTTGGTGATAATGTGGTCCTATATGACTCTTGA
- the LOC120325646 gene encoding alpha-(1,6)-fucosyltransferase-like translates to MARDTCSTHYLTTLSGIVATTVIVCMAYGLGLQIFRYREIKFLRPQFATVTKSTPNEILIENTSFPFKYYKPLLDISVDIKNYWLYFRSVVNQMDLRNKTSTVDDGYVAMQSGIRSLMGITLPERQHRLKAMSDHITKKIVELQFPHDCKKARLLLCDIGNFCGFGCTLHSLINCLLQAFVAGRTMVFRSKGWQYADEGWEYAFLPLGKCKDERQLTSIPKLSEASESERVVGLKSKVESWIHWSIPTELESELKQLHGHPYGWWLSRFTSYVFRLKPWLKKHLQTVEKEINFESSVVGIHVRWGDKIRKEAEKHQVEEYMVFVKRWFEQLENSGQSVNRTVYLATETPAVVADLTTRYPNFKFIGSRLVTTKTKPRSRYEQGGLESVLSDIYFLSKCDYLVCTLSSSVCRTAYELLNNRHGDATTRFQTVDTWYRLKRNFRNPWIAIMDHNPAEPDEIELRKGDQITVTLSAHIPTNDGFLRGTNQRTKQQGKFPVFKGREQVFSYNVSELYDITYPWI, encoded by the exons ATGGCGAGAGATACTTGTTCTACTCATTATCTTACTACATTGTCTGGAATTGTTGCAACTACAGTTATTGTTTGCATGGCGTACGG ATTGGGACTTCAGATTTTCAGGTACAGGGAAATCAAGTTTCTACGTCCCCAATTTGCAACCGTTACGAAGTCAACGCCTAATGAAATATTAATTGAAAACACGTCTTTTCCTTTTAAATATTATAAGCCACTGTTGGATATATCCGTCGACATTAAAAACTATTGGTTATATTTTCGATCCGTTGTAAATCAGATGGATTTAAGGAACAAAACAAGTACAGTCGACGATGGCTACGT TGCAATGCAAAGTGGAATAAGAAGTTTAATGGGAATAACGTTACCAGAAAGGCAACATCGACTGAAAGCAATGTCAGACCACATAACAAAAAAGATAGTAGAACTTCAG tttccCCATGACTGCAAAAAAGCCAGATTATTGCTATGCGACATCGGCAATTTTTGTGGATTTGGATGCACGTTGCACTCACTCATAAACTGTCTCCTGCAAGCATTTGTTGCGGGTCGAACCATGGTGTTCAGGTCAAAAGGATGGCAGTATGCAGATGAAGGTTGGGAATATGCATTTCTTCCGTTGGGAAAATGTAAAGATGAGAGACAACTGACCTCGATTCCAAAATTATCAG AGGCGAGCGAATCAGAAAGAGTTGTCGGTTTAAAGTCAAAAGTAGAATCTTGGATTCATTGGTCCATTCCAACCGAACTTGAATCGGAGTTGAAACAGTTGCATGGTCACCCATATGGATGGTGGTTGTCTCGATTTACATCATACGTTTTCAGATTGAAACCATGGCTGAAGAAACATTTACAAACAGTTGAAAAAGAGATAAACTTTGAATCTTCTGTGGTTGG AATTCACGTCAGATGGGGGGATAAAATAAGGAAGGAGGCCGAAAAACATCAAGTTGAAGAATACATGGTGTTTGTCAAAAGATGGTTTGAACAACTTGAAAACAGTGGTCAATCAGTAAACAGAACGGTATATCTGGCAACTGAAACTCCAGCAGTTGTGGCAGACTTGACAACGAG atatcCGAATTTCAAGTTTATCGGCAGTCGTCTGGTAACCACTAAAACTAAACCAAGGTCACGTTATGAGCAAGGAGGATTGGAAAGTGTTTTatcagatatttatttcttaTCTAAATGCGACTACCTTGTATGTACTTTGTCATCTAGC GTCTGTCGCACTGCTTATGAATTATTGAACAATCGTCATGGAGATGCAACAACAAGATTCCAGACTGTAGATACTTGGTACAGATTGAAAAGAAATTTTCGGAATCCTTGGATTGCTATCATGGATCACAATCCAGCCGAACCAGACGAGATAGAACTTCGCAAAGGTGATCAAATAACAGTTACACTAAGTGCTCACATCCCTACGAACGATGGATTCCTGAGAGGCACTAACCAGAGGACGAAGCAACAGGGAAAATTCCCAGTATTCAAAGGTCGTGAACAAGTTTTTTCTTATAATGTATCAGAACTATATGATATAACGTATCCTTGGATATAA